One genomic segment of Actinoplanes ianthinogenes includes these proteins:
- a CDS encoding glycoside hydrolase family 3 C-terminal domain-containing protein, with translation MGTLGALARPAPASAESTPAYQNTSLPFSVRAADLVSRMTLEEKYDQLIAMQPHATWRAKPKAIDRLGVKSYGYWGEANHGIYFPTVPGNSNYTQYPQSTSIASTWDPAITREIAGGIADEARVTYNTSCPPGVAHPDPVGGACHGLTYWSPNQNLNRDPRWGRADESYTEDPFLAGQVAGAFVTGLQGNTSSRPDTVPTGAHDYVQAVATPKHYLANNSEANRDFGTSNFTERSMHEYFLPPFGASAGKAGARSLMAAYNALSVVEDYTTDYPSASSYPTLWSPRDNATPGGTPGTPAAASRYSLETMLRRSYGFDGYVVSDCDAITRVHGTGTSGHSWHPAQLGGQTQIGKTLGNAWALKAGTDLDCSGGDYPTATGLPAAQSQGFVSEADVDIALVRAFTARFQLGEFDPVASVPWNSESYSLSAAGDPDVKLASPAHRAVAHESALEAPVLLKNAGRTLPFAGAATGKTVAPGHVDSLNAFQSGSYSGPTAVNTTFAQALAERTGSSASAVTAGSTTPFLSSHLAVFPDVLDADGTAITTSVCASNPCDPVADAATAEYQISQADNVVVVAGHRNNDGGEGTDRSTVVMPRMQAELIRDSIAPLAQKYGKKIVVWIQAKTMVDVSAFKDLPSVGAIVWSSFNGMYQGKAMAELVFNDAVKLEDGRTAVANFSGKLPLTWYSDVDAQLGPAAAPDRAIEDYRMTKAEGAKCGRTYLYYQVGPDCAAPHYVFGRGLSYSPFVYGTPRLSSSKITPDDAVTVSVPVSNRAANNPGKAVVEVYARAPKGADGNQRPLKQLKGFVKSGLIAGSSTTVKVTIGAGDLWFWDDVKHKKVFPTGDWTILAGPSSADADLKPVTLRVSGHRTGGVEVVSAQPDATELSLDTPDNRINAQLSVTKHDMTFWDLSERALKVKYTSSNPAVATVDACGSVKPVSTGAVLITAKATANGESKSTTFPVVVTSGAPDATGSAFPNAYTSRVDFGDRKVTLDQASSGTKLSASVFPANPATTYTYQIAPMDTNTAGASVTSAGVLTAGRTGHVRVTVTATGAGVQTSESALVTIMPRCRFGGVGPPPA, from the coding sequence GGGTACTGGGGGGAGGCGAATCACGGGATCTACTTCCCGACCGTCCCCGGCAACAGCAACTACACGCAGTATCCGCAGAGCACCTCGATCGCATCGACGTGGGATCCGGCCATCACCCGGGAGATCGCCGGCGGTATCGCTGACGAGGCCCGCGTCACCTACAACACGTCCTGCCCGCCGGGTGTGGCGCATCCCGACCCCGTCGGTGGCGCCTGTCACGGCTTGACCTATTGGTCGCCGAACCAGAACCTCAACCGCGATCCCCGGTGGGGGCGGGCGGACGAGTCCTACACCGAGGATCCGTTCCTGGCAGGCCAGGTGGCCGGCGCCTTCGTGACGGGTTTGCAGGGCAACACCTCGTCGCGTCCCGACACGGTTCCCACCGGGGCGCACGACTACGTTCAGGCGGTCGCCACGCCGAAGCACTACCTGGCGAACAACTCGGAGGCGAACCGCGACTTCGGCACGTCGAACTTCACCGAGCGTTCGATGCACGAGTACTTCCTGCCGCCGTTCGGAGCCTCGGCCGGCAAGGCGGGCGCGCGGTCGCTGATGGCCGCCTACAACGCCCTCTCCGTGGTGGAGGACTACACGACGGATTACCCGTCCGCCTCGAGCTACCCGACCCTGTGGAGCCCTCGCGACAATGCCACCCCAGGCGGTACTCCCGGGACGCCGGCCGCCGCGAGCCGGTACTCCCTCGAGACCATGCTGCGCCGGTCGTACGGCTTCGACGGTTACGTCGTCTCCGACTGCGATGCGATCACCCGCGTGCACGGAACCGGGACGTCAGGACACTCCTGGCACCCCGCCCAACTCGGCGGTCAGACGCAGATCGGCAAGACCCTCGGCAACGCCTGGGCGCTCAAGGCCGGCACCGATCTCGACTGCTCGGGCGGTGACTACCCCACCGCGACCGGACTCCCGGCGGCTCAGAGCCAAGGGTTCGTCAGCGAGGCCGACGTCGACATCGCGCTCGTCCGCGCCTTCACCGCGCGGTTCCAGCTGGGCGAGTTCGATCCCGTCGCCTCGGTCCCGTGGAACAGCGAGTCCTACTCGCTGTCGGCAGCCGGTGATCCTGATGTCAAGCTCGCTTCGCCGGCGCACCGTGCGGTCGCGCACGAGTCCGCCCTCGAGGCGCCCGTGCTGCTGAAGAACGCCGGCCGAACACTCCCGTTCGCGGGCGCGGCGACCGGCAAGACAGTCGCCCCGGGGCACGTCGACTCCCTCAACGCGTTCCAGTCGGGCTCCTACTCCGGGCCCACAGCTGTCAACACCACCTTCGCCCAGGCGCTGGCCGAGCGGACGGGTTCATCCGCCTCGGCCGTGACCGCAGGCTCCACCACGCCGTTCCTGTCCAGCCACCTCGCGGTGTTCCCGGACGTCCTTGACGCCGATGGCACCGCGATCACCACCTCGGTGTGCGCCAGCAACCCCTGCGATCCCGTAGCGGACGCGGCGACCGCCGAATATCAGATCTCCCAGGCTGACAATGTCGTGGTGGTCGCCGGTCATCGGAACAACGACGGCGGCGAGGGCACGGACCGCTCCACGGTCGTCATGCCGCGCATGCAGGCCGAGCTGATCCGGGACTCGATCGCTCCGCTCGCCCAGAAATACGGCAAGAAGATCGTGGTGTGGATCCAGGCCAAGACCATGGTCGACGTCAGCGCGTTCAAGGACCTGCCGAGCGTCGGGGCGATCGTCTGGTCGTCCTTCAACGGCATGTACCAGGGCAAGGCGATGGCCGAGTTGGTGTTCAACGACGCGGTGAAGCTCGAGGACGGGCGTACCGCGGTGGCCAACTTCTCCGGCAAGCTGCCGCTGACCTGGTACTCCGACGTCGACGCCCAACTCGGGCCGGCGGCCGCTCCGGACCGCGCGATCGAGGATTACCGGATGACCAAGGCGGAAGGCGCCAAGTGCGGCCGGACGTACCTCTACTACCAGGTCGGTCCCGATTGCGCGGCTCCCCACTATGTGTTCGGCCGAGGTCTGTCGTACTCGCCGTTCGTCTACGGCACCCCGCGACTGTCCTCCTCGAAGATCACTCCCGACGATGCGGTGACGGTCTCGGTGCCCGTGTCGAACCGGGCCGCCAACAACCCGGGCAAGGCTGTCGTGGAGGTCTACGCCCGCGCTCCGAAGGGAGCCGACGGGAATCAGCGCCCGCTCAAGCAGCTGAAGGGTTTCGTCAAGAGCGGCCTGATCGCTGGGTCGTCCACGACGGTGAAGGTCACCATCGGCGCCGGTGACCTGTGGTTCTGGGACGACGTGAAGCACAAGAAGGTGTTCCCCACGGGCGACTGGACCATCCTGGCCGGCCCCAGCTCGGCCGACGCGGACCTGAAGCCGGTGACCCTGCGGGTGAGCGGACACCGCACGGGCGGCGTCGAGGTGGTCTCCGCCCAGCCGGACGCCACCGAGTTGAGCCTGGACACCCCCGACAACCGGATCAACGCCCAACTGTCGGTCACCAAGCACGACATGACGTTCTGGGATCTCTCCGAGCGGGCGCTCAAGGTGAAATACACCTCCTCGAACCCGGCGGTCGCGACGGTCGACGCCTGCGGCTCGGTCAAGCCGGTGTCCACCGGCGCGGTCCTGATCACGGCCAAGGCCACCGCCAACGGGGAGAGCAAGTCGACGACGTTCCCGGTCGTGGTGACCTCCGGCGCACCGGACGCCACCGGCTCGGCATTCCCGAACGCTTACACGTCGCGGGTCGACTTCGGTGACCGGAAAGTGACGCTCGACCAGGCATCCTCGGGGACGAAGCTGTCCGCGAGTGTGTTCCCGGCCAACCCGGCAACGACGTACACCTACCAGATCGCCCCGATGGACACCAACACCGCCGGAGCGAGCGTCACCTCGGCGGGAGTCCTGACCGCGGGCAGGACCGGGCACGTACGGGTCACCGTCACAGCAACCGGTGCCGGCGTGCAGACGTCGGAATCCGCCCTGGTCACGATCATGCCCCGGTGCCGGTTCGGCGGGGTCGGGCCACCGCCGGCCTAG